The Actinomycetota bacterium genomic interval TCGCCGGACCCATGGAGCCGGCGCGGACGAGCGCACCGGCGATCGCGCTGGCCGGTGTCACCCGAATGTTCGGCGTCATTCCCGCCATCATCCGGGTGGACCTCTCGGTGGATCCGGGCGAGATCGTCCTGATCCGAGGCCCGAACGGAGCCGGCAAGAGCACGCTCCTGCGCATCGTCGCGACCGCGCTGTCCCCCACCTACGGAGGCGGGCAGGTGCACGGGTTCGACCTGCTGCGAGGGAGGGAGGAGATCCGCCGGCGGACCGAGCTCCTGGGGCATCGGACCCGCCTGTACGAGGACCTCACCGCCGCGGAGAACCTCCGGTTCGCCTGCGCCATGCACGACGTCCCGCCCGCCGGCATCCCCGATACGTTGGAGCGGGTGGGCCTGGCCGACGTGTCGGGCGAGCGGGTCCGCGGGTTCTCCCAGGGGATGCGCCAGCGGCTGGCCGTGGCCCGGGCCCTGCTCCGGCGGCCCCCGCTGCTGCTGCTGGACGAGCCGTACGCGGGGCTCGACGCCGAGGCCAAGGACATCGTGGACGCGGCCGTCCTGGACGCCCGCACCGCCGGACGCACCGTGGTCGTGGCCACGCACGACCTCACCCGAGGCGCCCTGGCCACCCGGACGATGTTCATGGACGGAGGGCGGGTCGTGCCCGACCCGTTGCGGGAAGGGCGCCCGTGACGCTGCTCCGGCAGACCCTCGCCGTCGCGGGAAAGGACCTCCGGGTGGAGGTCCGGGGGCGCTATGCGCTGGGGGCCGTCCTGCCGTTCGCCGCGACGCTCCTGATCGCGTTCGGGCTCTCGCTCGGGCCCGGCCGCACCCTGCTGCGGGAGACCGCTCCCGGGCTGCTGTGGCTGGCCGTCCTGTTCGCCGCGGTGCTGGCCTCCCGGCGGGCCTACGAGGCCGAGGCCGAGGACGGCGCCATGGAAGGGCTGCTGCTGGCCCCGGTGGACAAGGCGGCCGTGTTCCTGGGGAAGGCCGCGGGGGTGGCCGCGCAGCTGGTGGTGCTGGAAGCCGTGGTCCTGCTCATGGTGTCTGCCCTGTTCGACCTGCCGGTCACCGGCAGC includes:
- a CDS encoding ABC transporter ATP-binding protein, producing the protein MFSRTVDASTLAGPMEPARTSAPAIALAGVTRMFGVIPAIIRVDLSVDPGEIVLIRGPNGAGKSTLLRIVATALSPTYGGGQVHGFDLLRGREEIRRRTELLGHRTRLYEDLTAAENLRFACAMHDVPPAGIPDTLERVGLADVSGERVRGFSQGMRQRLAVARALLRRPPLLLLDEPYAGLDAEAKDIVDAAVLDARTAGRTVVVATHDLTRGALATRTMFMDGGRVVPDPLREGRP
- a CDS encoding heme exporter protein CcmB, which gives rise to MTLLRQTLAVAGKDLRVEVRGRYALGAVLPFAATLLIAFGLSLGPGRTLLRETAPGLLWLAVLFAAVLASRRAYEAEAEDGAMEGLLLAPVDKAAVFLGKAAGVAAQLVVLEAVVLLMVSALFDLPVTGSPGTLAAALLLGTVGLAAVGALFGALDVSARAREAVFPLLVLPLATPILVAGVKATALAVDGKGASSWLGLLVAFDLVIVAAGTLVYGYLLED